The stretch of DNA ACTTGCAAATAAATTCTACGAAAATATTAAGAAATTCAGTGGAATATCCGACGATATTCTTGAAGCAGCCCCAGATTTAATCTAATATTATTATAAAAAATCCTATTAGCAATACTAAGTATGAAACATAATATTCATTTTAGGATTAACCCCATGAATGTCCATTAAACATTCGTGGGGTTACACATTTTACAACTAAATAAATCTATTAAATATTTAGTCATATCATATATATTGAAAAAATTAATTGATGAAATTAAAATATAATAGAGAACCTTTGAGGGGTGTTGATATGAGAATAAGAAATATAGACAACAAAAAAGTTGAAATTCCACAGCTCAATAAAGAAGTAGATATCAAAGTTCAGGATTTTTCAACTGCTCTTGACCTTGCAAATAAAGAGCAAACGGAGGGCAAGCTCCAGCAGATGCTCAAGGAAATAGATATTTTAGGCAAGAGATTAATATCTACTCATGGGCTTGAGGATGCAAAGAGATACAAGCAAAAAATACAAGAATATTTATCTTTTGTGGTAAAGAATGCGTATATATTAAAAAGAGAGCCCGGACCCTTCAATTATGGAATACATACAAAGATAGAGATAGTTAATAAAAAAGTTGACGAGTTGACAAAGGAATTATTAGAAAAACAAAAGGATACTATAAACCTAGCAGATAGGATAGAAGAAATAAAGGGATTGCTGGTGGATGTATACAAATAATGAAATTAATAAATGTTTACTTTTTTAAATTTATGTCCTATAATAATATTACAGACCTGAGATGTTTGCGAAGCTTGTTTATTTCAACCGACATACTAATTAAGGGAGCTGGCGTCAAATAGTGGATGTTAAGTCTGTTTAGCAGAAAAACTGAAGTTATTTGCAGGCACCCACCTGCTTAATGGCGGGATTTGAAATAGCAAGCAGCGGCATGTTGGGTTATTATTCTATGTTGACAAAATTTTGGATAATTGTTAAAATAATATTGTCGTGGTCCCATGGTCTAGAGGTTAGGACACCGCCCTCTCACGGCGGAAGCAGGGGTTCGATTCCCCTTGGGACTGCCATAAGTGCCGAAAGGCACTTTTTTTATGTATATTTGCACTTTTTATGCAAATAATATCTATTGGAGGTGTAAATATGCAAGAAAATAACAAAGAAAAACGAGATGTAAACATTTTTTCAATCATTGTAAAATTTTTAATTAATGCAGTGATTTTGGTAATAGCAAGTTTTTTGGTTCCAGGATTTAGAGTGGCTGGATTTGGAACAGCAATTTTAGCTGCAATTGTTATATCAGCTCTAGATTATTTAATAGGATTAGTATTTAAACTAGATGCTTCACCATTTGGAAGAGGCATAGTTGGATTTTTAATTGCTGCTATAATAATTTACATTACTCAATTTATTATAGCAGGAGTTGCTGTAACACCGATGGGAGCAATTTTAGCTGCTCTTGTGATTGGTATTATTGATGCAATAGTCCCAACGAATGTATTTTCTCAGGTTTCATGAAGCTATAATAGCACCTTGAGTTTACTCAAGGTGCTATTTGCTATTCAATATAAAAATTAATATATATTATTTCCATATATGAGATAAATGTGATATAATAATTTTGAAATATATATTTGGAGGAGTAGGTATGGAAAATTTTGATATTGCAATGGGGATTGTAAGGGTCACAGAAGCTGCTACGTTATCCTGCTCTAGATTGCTTGGAAAAGGGAACATGGATCAGGTAGATGGCGCAGCTGTCGAAGGTGTTCGTTTTGCATTTGAATTGCTGCCAATCAAAGGAAGAGTAGTAATAGGAGAATGTGCCATAAACAAATCTCCAATTATGTATATAGGAGAAAAAGTTGGACAATGGGGAGATGGTCAAAAGGAGTATGATATTGCCATAGACCCACTGGATGGTAGCATATTAGTTGCTAAAGGTAGACCTAATGCTATTTCGGCAATTGCGGTTGCAGAAAAAGGTAATATTTTTAGAGCACCGCAAATATATATGAATAAGATAGCCGTTGGTCCAAAGGCTAAGGGAGCGATTGATATAAATGCTGATCTCTATACTAACGTCAAGAATGTGGCAGAGGCCTTAAATAAAGATATAGAAGACATTACTATTATGATACAAGATAGAAAGCGCCATGAAGAACTTATTAAAGAAGCCAGAAAGATTGGTGTTAGAGTGAAAGTATTTGGCGAAGGGGACATTGCTGCTGCACTTGCTCCTGCTTTTGAGGATACTGGAATTGACATGCTAGTTGGTATTGGCGGTGCACCAGAAGGAGTTCTTGCAGCCGCAGCGCTTAAATGTCTTGGTGGTGAAATACAAGGGAAATTACTTCCAAATGATGAAGAGCAAATAGCTATGTGTTTGAGAGCCGGAGTTGAGGATATCAATAAAACATTAACAGCAGATGACTTAATTCATGGAGACGATGTTTATTTTGCAGCCACGGCGATTACGGACAGCGATGTATTAAAGGGTGTTACTTATAAAGGAGACGTTGCATATACACATTCAGTTGTTATGAGATATAAAACCGGAATTATTAGGTTTGTTGACGCAACACATAAATTAAAGAAGAGTATGATTCATATAAATAATAACTTTTCTATTTGATTTTATTTTAACAATATAATATAATTTAATTAATCCGCAAGTTTGGAATTTCCGAATTTGTGGATAAGCATAATCCGATTGCAAGGAGGTGTCCAAGCAAAAGGTAGAAGGTAGAAATATGCCTTTCAGCTTTTGCTGAAAGGCTTTTTTAGTGACATTCACTTGATTTCTTGACTTCTTGAATTGTTTGTCAATTTGAACATGCAAAATGTTGGAGGTTCATATGGATAAAAGAATTGGAGTAGTTGGAATTGTTATTGAAAATCTTGAAAATTCACACAAAGTTAATTTAATACTTCATGATTTTGCAGAAATAATTGTTGGACGTATGGGTATTCCTTATAGGGATAGGGGAATTTTTATTATTTCATTAATTGTCGATGGAACTAACGATGAAATAAGCGCCATGACAGGAAAACTTGGGAAAATCGAAGGAGTAAATGTTAAGACTGCCCTTTCAAAATTTTAAATGAGGTGAATTTATGAAAAGTATTAAAGCAGAAGATTTTATTATTCATGATGAGATTTTGAACTCAATTGAATTCGGTAAGAAGATGGTCAACGATATAGAGTATGTTAAAAGCCTCTTGGAAAAGGCTAAAGAATGCAAGGGACTTACTCATAGAGAAGCTGCAGTTCTTCTTTCAATAGAAGATGAAGACATACTTCACGAGATGTTTACAGTGGCAAGACAGATAAAAGAAAAAATTTATGGGAAAAGAATTGTATTATTTGCACCGCTTTATGTAAGTAATTATTGTGTGAATAACTGCTACTATTGTGGATATAAACATAGCAACGATTCATTTACAAGAAGGAAACTTACAATGGATGAGTTAGCAGAAGAAGTTAAGATTTTAGAAAGTCTTGGACACAAGAGACTTGCTTTGGAGGCTGGAGAAGATCCTGTTAATTGTTCTATTGATTATATATTGGATTGTATGAAAACAATATATTCAATTAAGTTTGATAATGGCAGTATTAGAAGAATAAATGTTAATATTGCTGCTACTACTGTAGAAAATTATAAAAAGCTTAAGGAAGCAGGAATTGGAACATATATTTTATTCCAGGAAACATATCATAAGCCAACATATGAAAAAATGCATCCACAGGGACCAAAACATGACTATGACTACCATACAACAGCGATGGATAGGGCTATGCAGGCTGGCATTGATGATGTTGGAATTGGAGTTTTATACGGACTTTATGATTATAAATACGACACGATTGCTATGCTAATGCATGGTGAACACCTTGAAGAAACATTCGGAGTTGGACCACACACTATTTCTGTTCCAAGACTAAGGGCGGCAGAGGGAGTAACTCTTCAAAACTTCCCATATTTAGTGAATGACCATGATTTTAAAAAGGTTGTAGCTATTCTTAGACTTTCAGTTCCATATACAGGAATGATTCTTTCAACTAGAGAAGAGCCAAAATACAGAGATGAAGTTCTTGGACTTGGTATTTCACAAATAAGCGCTGGCTCATGTACCGGAGTTGGAGGATATGTTGAGGAATATAAGCTGCATGTTCATAGAGATGATGAAAAACCACAATTTGAAGTTGGAGACCATCGCTCACCATTAGAAATTATTAAAAGCCTATGCTCAGGGGGATACATTCCAAGCTACTGCACAGCTTGCTATAGAGAAGGTAGAACTGGAGAAAGATTCATGAGGCTTGCTAAAAGTGGTCAAATTCATAATGTATGCCAGCCTAATGCAATATTAACTTTTAAAGAATTTATACTTGATTACGGTGATGAAGAAGCAAAGGAAATAGGTGAAAAAGTCATCAAAAATGCTCTTGAAGAAATTCCAAACGAGAGAGCAAAAGAGGCGACCATAGAAAGGCTAAACAGAATTGAAAACGGTGAAAGAGATTTGAGATTCTAAGGAGTGGTATAATGCAAGATACACCAAAGGCAAATAGGCTTCATATTGCAATTTTTGGGAAAAGAAATGCCGGTAAATCAAGTTTAATAAATGCAATAACTGGTCAGCAAATTTCACTTGTATCGGATTATGCTGGAACAACTACTGACCCTGTATATAAAGCCATGGAATTATTACCAATTGGACCAGTTGTAATTATAGATACTGCCGGTCTAGACGATGAAGGAGAGCTTGGAGAGCTACGCGTTAAAAAGACAAAAGAGGTTATGGATAAGACCGATTTAGCTATTTTAGTTTTCACTGCAGATGTATCTGATTTTTATTTTGAAACAGGATGGTTTGAAGAATTAAAAAGAAGAAACATTCCTGTGATTGGGGTTGTTAATAAAATTGATGAAAGAGATATTGATTTAGATGTATTTAAAAGCGCTTTCGATATCCCTTTTGTAAAGGTTAGTGCGAGCAAAAAAATAAATATTGGAAAGCTTAAAGAATTAATTCAAATAAATGCTCCAACAGATTATGAGAGAGAAACAATAGTGGGAGATATTATAAAGCCAAAGGATACTGTTTTACTTGTTGCACCACAGGACATACAGGCGCCTAAAGGAAGGCTTATTTTACCGCAGGTTCAGATTATAAGAGATATATTGGACCACGATGCTATGCCATTTACTGTAAAGGATAGCGAGCTTTTAGATGCTTTAAAGGTTTTAAACAAAAAACCTGACCTAGTTATAACAGATTCACAGGTTTTTGCAAAGGTTAATTCTATTGTTCCACAGGATGTACCATTAACCTCGTTCTCTATATTGTTTGCTCGATATAAAGGTGAACTTGAAACTTTTGTTAAGGGAGCTAAACAGATTAATAATTTAAGACCTGGTGATAGAATATTGATTTCGGAAGCTTGTACGCACCATGCATTGCAAGGGGATATAGGAAGAGAAAAATTACCAAACTGGCTTAAGCAAAGAGCAGGAGGAGAACTCGAAATTACAGTTAATGCAGGAGTTGATTTTCCTGAAGACGTAAGTCAATATAAATTGGTAGTTCACTGTGGTTCATGCATGTTCAATAGAAAACAATTGATGACAAGAATTATACGTTGTATCGAACAGGGCGTTCCTATAACAAATTATGGCATAGCTATTGCTGAAATCCATGGAATACTCGATAGGGTTGTAGAAGTTTTTAATTTAAGTATATAAAGCTTTTCTAAAAGTAGTTCAAAGTTTATAAACTTATTTAATTAGCCCCTTGAAATGAGCTAATAACCGTAAATCATTTCATGGGGCTAATTAAACATAAAGTTAAATTATTTTGCCTCGTCGTTCTTACTGTATTTATTTAAATATATCTCTCGCATTTTTTCAACTTCTTCAATTGCTAAAGGTTTTGGCATGCCTATCTGGGTAGCAAAAATATAAATTTGTGCTGACTTTTCAAGTATCTGACAAACGTTAAAGGCTTCCTTTATGCTTCTTCCCATTGAAATAGCACCATGGTTAGCAAGAAGAACCGCATTTTTGTTTTCTAAGACCTCCAATACATTTTCAGCAAGGTCCATTGTTCCTGGAAAGGCGTATTTTGCACAAGGAACTTCACCGCCTATAATCATTGCCATGTCTTCTATAATAGCTGGAATATTTTTTCTTGTAACAGCTATTGCAGAAGCGTATATGCTATGTGTATGTATAATTGATTTTACATCATCGCGATGTTTGTAAATTTCAACGTGAGTGCTCAATTCAGTTGAGGGTATGTGTCTTCCCTCTAAAACATTGCAATTCAAGTCACATATAACAATGTCTTCAGGAGATAATTTTTCATAAGGAATACCGCTTGGGGTAATTAAAACTTTATCTTCATATCTAGCACTTATGTTACCCCAAGTTCCAACTACTAAACCAACACGCTTAATTTCAAGTCCATAAAATATAATGTCGCGTTTTATACTTTCAATATCCATTGTCTCACCTCATAATTTTAATGTTTTCGATGAATGGTGGTTTTATAACGCCCTTATCAGTTATTATAGCAGTTATATTTTCATTAGGAGTCACGTCAAAGGATGGATTAAATACCTTTACATCCTTTGGTGCTATTTCTATATTAAATAATTTTCTAACTTCATCGTGATTTCTTTCTTCAATTGGTATTTCATCTCCGCTCTTTATTTGCAAATCAAAAGTAGAATATGGAGCGGCAATATAAAACGGGACTTTATGTTCCTTTGCAAGAACGGATAATGAATAGGTTCCTATTTTATTTGCAGTATCTCCATTTGCGGCTATTCTGTCTGCTCCGACAATTACTGCGTCTATCAGTCCTAACTTCATAACATAGCCTGCCATGTTATCGGAAATCAGGGTCACATCTATTCCATCCTGCATAAGTTCAAATGCTGTTAATCGAGCACCCTGTAATAGTGGTCTTGTTTCGTCGGCGAAAACCTTAATGTCCTTTCCCATTTCCTTAGCCGACCTTATAACCCCAAGTGCTGTTCCCCATCCAGCGGTAGCAAGAGCACCTGCATTACAATGGGTTAGAACAGAGCACTTTTCAGGGAGTAAACTAGCTCCAAATTCACCAATTTTTTTGTTGAGCATTAAATCTTCATCTAAAATTTCAATAGCCTTTTTTTCTAATGAAGCTATTATCTCGTCTTTATTTAAATTTAAACAATCAAACAATGTGTCTTTCATCTTGCTTATAGCCCAAAACAAATTAACAGCCGTTGGTCTTGTTGAAGCAAGGCTTTCAAATACGCTTTGCATTTTCTTTTCAAATTCAATTTTATCTTCATCGATAAATTCTAAAGCACCTAAAACTACTCCAAAGGCAGCTGCTATACCAATAGCAGGAGCTCCTCTTACAACCATGGACTTAATCGCATCTGCTACATCCTTGTAGTTTGAACATTTGACGTATTCAATTGTAACTGGCAGTAATCTTTGGTCTAACAATTCAAGCTTATATTTTGACCAGATTATAGGCTTCATAATAATTCCCCTTTATTTTAAATTTCCCAATTCTTGAGTAGAGTATTTACAATTACATTTTTTTTCTATAGGAATAGTTTCAATGACACGCAAAAACAAACGTTTTATATTATCAGCCATATTAACCATATTGTCTGTTACTTCTTTATGCGTTAATGCACTTTCAGAAATACCAGCAGCATAATTTGTTACCATGGCAACTGTTGCATAGCACAAATTTGCTTCCCTGGCAAGGATAACCTCTGGAACATTAGTCATTCCGACAACATCAGCTCCTAACATTTTATACATTTTGATTTCTGCAGGAGTTTCAAATCTCGGACCTTCTGTGCAAACATACGTTCCTTTATCAAAATGAATAATATTTAAATCTTGACAAACTTTTAAAATATGCTCGCGTGTATCAATGCAGTAAGGATTAGTCATATCAACATGAACGACTCCACTATCTCCTTCAAAAAAAGTCAATGGCCTTTGTTTTGTAAAATCAATGAATTGGTCTATTATGACGAAGGCTCCGGGCGGATAAATTTTATCTAAGGAACCTACTGCTGCTGTTGATAATACTCTATCGACATTCAACATCTTTAATGCCCATATATTAGCCCTATAATTTATTTTATGTGGCGGTAATTTGTGTCCTTTACCATGTCTTTCTAAAAAGTAAACAATAGATTCTTTGTATGTAGATTCAATAATGTTGACATTTCCATATGGGGTATTAACTTGGATTTCATTCAAATTTTCAAAAATATCAGGTGAATATACACCGGTACCACCTATTATTGCAATTTTTTTCATACATCCAACTCCTTATATCACCTTAACACAATAATTATAATTCTATAAAATTAAAAATACAATACTATTAAAATAATCTGAAATTGGATAAATTAAATATATTTTAATGATTTATCAAATCTTTAATTTACGAAATCACTTTTATCTTTAAATATTACCATTTTTGTAGTATAAATATATTAGAGGTGGTGAATTTGAGGACATTTATTACTTTTGAGTTTGATACTAAATCAAAAGAAAGAATTGCTGAAATTCAAAGGATTATCAAACAGAATTCAAATAAGGGAAGATTTAAATATATAGATAATTTTCATCTAACTATTAAATTTTTAGGAGAAACTAATCATGGAACAATTGATAAAATTTACAAAAAGCTTCTTGAATCATCAGTAAATTTTAGCAAAATACATATACAATTAAACGGAATAGATGCTTTTGGAGTTGGAAAAAATATTAGAACTATATATTTAAAAATAATTGGAGAGATTGAAAAAATAACAAATATTGCTGAGGCTGTTGATGTAATTACACTTGAATTTGGATTCAAACGAGAAAATAAATTTACTCCACATGTTACTATTGCTCAAGATGTCGATTTAAAAGTTAGTTTTGATGAATTAAAGAATAAGTTAAAAGAAATCAAAATATCAGATATTATTTTTGACAAGCTCGTCATCATGAAAAGTGAAGAAATTGACGGTAAAAGAGTTTATACTCCACTAAAAATTATTCATTTAAAATGAGAAAGGATGATATTATGGTTACAAAGGAACAAATAGCAAGGATTAATGAACTTTATAAGAAACAGGTAGCTGGAACCTTAACTGAAGAAGAAAAAAAAGAACAAGCATTCTTAAGAAGGCTTTATGTAGACTCTGTTAAGGAAAATTTAAGAAGTCAGCTCGAAAATATAAAAATAGTCACTCCAGAAGAATACGAACAGCTCAAAAAGGAAGAAAAGTGCAGTTGTGGACATGAACACTGCCATCACAAACATTAAGGTGATAGTATGAAAAAGGAACTTAGGAAAGAAATAATAAATAAAAGGAATTTACTGAGCCAAGAAGAGGTAAGAAAATTAAGCGAAAAGGTTACAGCAAATATTTTTGAATTGATTGATATGAGTAAAATCGAAAGCATTATGTTATATCATCCAATTCAAAATGAAGTATCAACTGAAATCCTTATGAAATACTGTTTTGAAAACAACATAAATGTTATACTTCCTAAAGTTATAAAAGATGTTAGAGAAATTATCCCCTGTAAAATCGAAACAATAAAGAGCTTAAGATTAGGGGAATACAATATAATGGAGCCTTTTGAATATGAAATTGCGGACAAAAAAGAAATCGATGTTATAATTGTTCCAGGAGTTGCATTTTCAAGAAAGGGTTATAGATTAGGCTACGGAGCAGGATATTACGATAAATTTCTTAGTGATTATAAAGGTTTAAAAGTTGGCTTGTGTTATACACTTCAATTAGTAGAAGATGTATTTGAAGAAGAACATGATGTTAAAATGGACTATATTGTATGCGATTCAGAGATAATTGCCATAAAATAATGTAAATGTTAAAATGTAATTAGCAACTCAAAGGGGGTAACAATAATGAGTAAAAACGAATTAGAAAATCTAACCAAAAAATTTGACAGCGTATGGGATAAGTTAACTGCTGAAGACATTAAGGCTGTTATGGAGTTTTCAGAAAACTATAAAGAGTTCATGGATGCTTCTAAAACTGAAAGAGAAGCAGTAAACGAAATAGTAAAAAGGGCAACAGAAAAGGGATACATAAATTTAAATGATGCAATTAAAGAAAATAGGAAATTAAACACTGGAGATAAAATTTATGCAATAAACAAAGAAAAGGCTGTGGCTTTATTTGTAATAGGGAAAGATAAAATAGAAAATGGAATGAACATAGTTGGTTCACATATTGACTCTCCAAGAATAGATTTAAAGCCTAACGCTCTTTATGAAGACGAAGGATTTGCACTTCTTGAAACTCACTATTATGGAGGAATAAAAAAATACCAGTGGGTTACAATCCCACTTGCATTACATGGGGTTGTTGTTAAAAAAGGTGGGGAAAAGGTTAATGTAGTAATTGGTGAGGATGAAAACGACCCAGTTTTATATATTACAGACCTATTAATTCACCTTTCAGCAGATCAGATGGAAAAGAAACTAGCAAAAGGCATAGAAGGCGAAGATTTAAATGTTTTAATAGGAAGTCAGCCAATAGAAGATAAGGAAGCTAAGGGCAGAGTAAAGTTAAATATATTGAGACTTTTAAATGAAAAATATGGCATGAATGAAGAAGATTTTATTACTGCTGAATTTGAGATTGTTCCAGCTGGAAAATCAAGGGATGTTGGATTAGATAGAAGCATGGTAATGGCCTATGGACATGACGATAAAGTTTGTGCTTACACTTCATTGGAAGCAATACTTGAAATTAATGAACCTGAAAAGACTTGCGTTGCACTGTTTGTTGATAAAGAAGAAATAGGAAGCAATGGAGCCACAGGAATGCATTCGAAATTCTTCGAAAATGCTCTTGCTGAAATTATGAATCTTAAGGGAGAATACACAGAACTTAACTTAAGAAGGGCACTTGCAAATTCTAAAATGCTCTCATCAGATGTTACGGCTGCATTTGACCCTATTTATCCTTCAGTATTGGAGAAGAAAAATAGTGCGTATATGGGAAAAGGCATTGTAATTACAAAATATACTGGTTCA from Caloramator mitchellensis encodes:
- a CDS encoding YaaR family protein, which codes for MRIRNIDNKKVEIPQLNKEVDIKVQDFSTALDLANKEQTEGKLQQMLKEIDILGKRLISTHGLEDAKRYKQKIQEYLSFVVKNAYILKREPGPFNYGIHTKIEIVNKKVDELTKELLEKQKDTINLADRIEEIKGLLVDVYK
- a CDS encoding phage holin family protein; the protein is MQENNKEKRDVNIFSIIVKFLINAVILVIASFLVPGFRVAGFGTAILAAIVISALDYLIGLVFKLDASPFGRGIVGFLIAAIIIYITQFIIAGVAVTPMGAILAALVIGIIDAIVPTNVFSQVS
- the glpX gene encoding class II fructose-bisphosphatase, translated to MENFDIAMGIVRVTEAATLSCSRLLGKGNMDQVDGAAVEGVRFAFELLPIKGRVVIGECAINKSPIMYIGEKVGQWGDGQKEYDIAIDPLDGSILVAKGRPNAISAIAVAEKGNIFRAPQIYMNKIAVGPKAKGAIDINADLYTNVKNVAEALNKDIEDITIMIQDRKRHEELIKEARKIGVRVKVFGEGDIAAALAPAFEDTGIDMLVGIGGAPEGVLAAAALKCLGGEIQGKLLPNDEEQIAMCLRAGVEDINKTLTADDLIHGDDVYFAATAITDSDVLKGVTYKGDVAYTHSVVMRYKTGIIRFVDATHKLKKSMIHINNNFSI
- a CDS encoding TM1266 family iron-only hydrogenase system putative regulator — encoded protein: MDKRIGVVGIVIENLENSHKVNLILHDFAEIIVGRMGIPYRDRGIFIISLIVDGTNDEISAMTGKLGKIEGVNVKTALSKF
- the hydG gene encoding [FeFe] hydrogenase H-cluster radical SAM maturase HydG; protein product: MKSIKAEDFIIHDEILNSIEFGKKMVNDIEYVKSLLEKAKECKGLTHREAAVLLSIEDEDILHEMFTVARQIKEKIYGKRIVLFAPLYVSNYCVNNCYYCGYKHSNDSFTRRKLTMDELAEEVKILESLGHKRLALEAGEDPVNCSIDYILDCMKTIYSIKFDNGSIRRINVNIAATTVENYKKLKEAGIGTYILFQETYHKPTYEKMHPQGPKHDYDYHTTAMDRAMQAGIDDVGIGVLYGLYDYKYDTIAMLMHGEHLEETFGVGPHTISVPRLRAAEGVTLQNFPYLVNDHDFKKVVAILRLSVPYTGMILSTREEPKYRDEVLGLGISQISAGSCTGVGGYVEEYKLHVHRDDEKPQFEVGDHRSPLEIIKSLCSGGYIPSYCTACYREGRTGERFMRLAKSGQIHNVCQPNAILTFKEFILDYGDEEAKEIGEKVIKNALEEIPNERAKEATIERLNRIENGERDLRF
- the hydF gene encoding [FeFe] hydrogenase H-cluster maturation GTPase HydF; the encoded protein is MQDTPKANRLHIAIFGKRNAGKSSLINAITGQQISLVSDYAGTTTDPVYKAMELLPIGPVVIIDTAGLDDEGELGELRVKKTKEVMDKTDLAILVFTADVSDFYFETGWFEELKRRNIPVIGVVNKIDERDIDLDVFKSAFDIPFVKVSASKKINIGKLKELIQINAPTDYERETIVGDIIKPKDTVLLVAPQDIQAPKGRLILPQVQIIRDILDHDAMPFTVKDSELLDALKVLNKKPDLVITDSQVFAKVNSIVPQDVPLTSFSILFARYKGELETFVKGAKQINNLRPGDRILISEACTHHALQGDIGREKLPNWLKQRAGGELEITVNAGVDFPEDVSQYKLVVHCGSCMFNRKQLMTRIIRCIEQGVPITNYGIAIAEIHGILDRVVEVFNLSI
- a CDS encoding class II aldolase/adducin family protein, translated to MDIESIKRDIIFYGLEIKRVGLVVGTWGNISARYEDKVLITPSGIPYEKLSPEDIVICDLNCNVLEGRHIPSTELSTHVEIYKHRDDVKSIIHTHSIYASAIAVTRKNIPAIIEDMAMIIGGEVPCAKYAFPGTMDLAENVLEVLENKNAVLLANHGAISMGRSIKEAFNVCQILEKSAQIYIFATQIGMPKPLAIEEVEKMREIYLNKYSKNDEAK
- the mtnA gene encoding S-methyl-5-thioribose-1-phosphate isomerase — translated: MKPIIWSKYKLELLDQRLLPVTIEYVKCSNYKDVADAIKSMVVRGAPAIGIAAAFGVVLGALEFIDEDKIEFEKKMQSVFESLASTRPTAVNLFWAISKMKDTLFDCLNLNKDEIIASLEKKAIEILDEDLMLNKKIGEFGASLLPEKCSVLTHCNAGALATAGWGTALGVIRSAKEMGKDIKVFADETRPLLQGARLTAFELMQDGIDVTLISDNMAGYVMKLGLIDAVIVGADRIAANGDTANKIGTYSLSVLAKEHKVPFYIAAPYSTFDLQIKSGDEIPIEERNHDEVRKLFNIEIAPKDVKVFNPSFDVTPNENITAIITDKGVIKPPFIENIKIMR
- the mtnP gene encoding S-methyl-5'-thioadenosine phosphorylase, translated to MKKIAIIGGTGVYSPDIFENLNEIQVNTPYGNVNIIESTYKESIVYFLERHGKGHKLPPHKINYRANIWALKMLNVDRVLSTAAVGSLDKIYPPGAFVIIDQFIDFTKQRPLTFFEGDSGVVHVDMTNPYCIDTREHILKVCQDLNIIHFDKGTYVCTEGPRFETPAEIKMYKMLGADVVGMTNVPEVILAREANLCYATVAMVTNYAAGISESALTHKEVTDNMVNMADNIKRLFLRVIETIPIEKKCNCKYSTQELGNLK
- the thpR gene encoding RNA 2',3'-cyclic phosphodiesterase, giving the protein MRTFITFEFDTKSKERIAEIQRIIKQNSNKGRFKYIDNFHLTIKFLGETNHGTIDKIYKKLLESSVNFSKIHIQLNGIDAFGVGKNIRTIYLKIIGEIEKITNIAEAVDVITLEFGFKRENKFTPHVTIAQDVDLKVSFDELKNKLKEIKISDIIFDKLVIMKSEEIDGKRVYTPLKIIHLK
- a CDS encoding DUF896 domain-containing protein encodes the protein MVTKEQIARINELYKKQVAGTLTEEEKKEQAFLRRLYVDSVKENLRSQLENIKIVTPEEYEQLKKEEKCSCGHEHCHHKH
- a CDS encoding 5-formyltetrahydrofolate cyclo-ligase → MKKELRKEIINKRNLLSQEEVRKLSEKVTANIFELIDMSKIESIMLYHPIQNEVSTEILMKYCFENNINVILPKVIKDVREIIPCKIETIKSLRLGEYNIMEPFEYEIADKKEIDVIIVPGVAFSRKGYRLGYGAGYYDKFLSDYKGLKVGLCYTLQLVEDVFEEEHDVKMDYIVCDSEIIAIK
- a CDS encoding aminopeptidase, translating into MSKNELENLTKKFDSVWDKLTAEDIKAVMEFSENYKEFMDASKTEREAVNEIVKRATEKGYINLNDAIKENRKLNTGDKIYAINKEKAVALFVIGKDKIENGMNIVGSHIDSPRIDLKPNALYEDEGFALLETHYYGGIKKYQWVTIPLALHGVVVKKGGEKVNVVIGEDENDPVLYITDLLIHLSADQMEKKLAKGIEGEDLNVLIGSQPIEDKEAKGRVKLNILRLLNEKYGMNEEDFITAEFEIVPAGKSRDVGLDRSMVMAYGHDDKVCAYTSLEAILEINEPEKTCVALFVDKEEIGSNGATGMHSKFFENALAEIMNLKGEYTELNLRRALANSKMLSSDVTAAFDPIYPSVLEKKNSAYMGKGIVITKYTGSRGKYSCNDANAEFLGEIRDLFNANNITWQTGELGKVDQGGGGTIAYITAEYGMEVVDCGVALLSMHAPWEIASKVDIYETYKAYKVFLQHIK